The following proteins are co-located in the Streptosporangium brasiliense genome:
- a CDS encoding cache domain-containing protein: MSEQGTLPASGAAAEAVDEIVEGVFARLHRVREAAVRAVGQAPVSADLAALRPVLFPLLGGLVSGIGFIAAPGLLADAPWHLEWWQESASGEPVRLIRDMDPASSAFYDYTHWDWFAGPRSGAGHTLAGPYVDFLCTDEYSLTLSVPVLRGGEFIGVAAADVLVRRFEVAVAPVLRGIGGPAFLVNGSGRVVASTTARWLAGSVFRGAPGMSLRPCRTSPLSLVAAQLPHVP; encoded by the coding sequence GTGAGCGAACAGGGGACGCTGCCGGCGTCCGGCGCCGCGGCCGAGGCGGTGGACGAGATCGTGGAGGGCGTCTTCGCCCGGCTCCATCGGGTGCGCGAGGCCGCGGTCCGCGCCGTGGGCCAGGCGCCGGTCAGCGCCGACCTGGCCGCGCTGCGCCCGGTGCTCTTCCCGCTGCTGGGCGGCCTGGTCTCCGGCATCGGGTTCATCGCCGCGCCCGGCCTGCTGGCCGACGCGCCGTGGCACCTGGAGTGGTGGCAGGAGAGCGCCTCGGGCGAGCCGGTGCGGCTGATAAGGGACATGGACCCCGCCAGCAGCGCGTTCTACGACTACACGCACTGGGACTGGTTCGCCGGTCCGCGCTCCGGCGCCGGGCACACGCTCGCCGGCCCCTACGTCGACTTCCTGTGCACCGACGAATACTCCCTCACCCTGTCGGTGCCCGTGCTCAGGGGCGGGGAGTTCATCGGGGTGGCGGCGGCGGACGTGCTCGTGCGCCGCTTCGAGGTGGCCGTCGCGCCGGTGCTCCGCGGGATCGGGGGGCCGGCCTTCCTGGTCAACGGCTCCGGCCGGGTGGTGGCCTCCACCACCGCCAGATGGCTGGCCGGGTCGGTCTTCCGCGGCGCCCCCGGCATGTCCCTCCGGCCATGCCGGACGTCACCCCTCTCCCTGGTTGCGGCACAATTGCCGCATGTCCCTTGA
- a CDS encoding amino acid ABC transporter permease, with protein sequence MAVEFLDVGDTHDGARPAPAPGRRAGPAGDGAPAPKVVTTRHPGRWAAAVAVAVLLAMAASALITNPAWEWEVVGEFLFAPSVLRSVLFTLELTALGIVFGFLLGTVLALMRMSGNPLLSSVAWGYIALFRSIPLILQLLFWYNLALLYPRLSFGVPFGPAFFDIGTMDLIGPVTAAALGLALHQAAYAAEIVRAGLLSVDHGQREAAAALGIPRTRQLMRIILPQAMRSIVPTAGNEIIGLVKGTSVVYIMALPELFYQVQVIYNRNGRVIALLLVATIWYLVMTTVMSVVQHYLERHYGKGRA encoded by the coding sequence ATGGCTGTGGAGTTCCTGGACGTAGGTGACACGCACGACGGAGCGCGACCGGCGCCCGCCCCCGGCCGGCGGGCGGGACCGGCGGGCGACGGCGCCCCCGCGCCGAAGGTGGTCACCACCAGGCATCCGGGACGGTGGGCGGCCGCCGTGGCGGTGGCCGTGCTGCTGGCCATGGCGGCCAGCGCGCTGATCACCAACCCCGCGTGGGAGTGGGAGGTGGTCGGGGAGTTCCTCTTCGCCCCCTCCGTGCTGCGCTCGGTGCTGTTCACCCTGGAGCTGACCGCGCTCGGGATCGTCTTCGGCTTCCTGCTGGGCACCGTGCTGGCGCTGATGCGCATGTCGGGCAACCCGCTGCTGTCGTCGGTGGCCTGGGGCTACATCGCGCTGTTCCGGTCGATCCCGCTCATCCTGCAGCTGCTGTTCTGGTACAACCTGGCACTGCTGTACCCGCGGCTCTCCTTCGGCGTCCCGTTCGGCCCGGCGTTCTTCGACATCGGCACCATGGACCTGATCGGCCCGGTCACCGCCGCCGCGCTCGGCCTCGCCCTCCACCAGGCCGCCTACGCCGCGGAGATCGTCAGGGCGGGGCTGCTGTCGGTGGACCACGGCCAGCGGGAGGCGGCCGCCGCGCTGGGCATCCCCAGGACCAGGCAGCTGATGCGGATCATCCTGCCGCAGGCCATGCGCTCGATCGTGCCCACCGCCGGCAACGAGATCATCGGCCTGGTCAAGGGCACCTCGGTGGTCTACATCATGGCGCTGCCCGAGCTCTTCTACCAGGTCCAGGTGATCTACAACCGCAACGGCCGGGTCATCGCGCTGCTGCTGGTCGCCACCATCTGGTACCTGGTGATGACCACGGTCATGTCCGTCGTCCAGCACTACCTCGAGCGCCACTACGGGAAGGGCCGCGCATGA
- the ppk2 gene encoding polyphosphate kinase 2, translated as MTGVLGEEPAEGRFPVLDVRTAVARSDLLEELPNLRVLDDDDDDPVLVRLDGTPVDTWREKYPYGERMDRSEYDRLKRLLQIELLKLQYWIKDTGGRLVVLFEGRDAAGKGGTIKRFMEHLNPRGASVVALEKPSERESTQWYFQRYVSHLPAAGEMVFFDRSWYNRAGVERVMGFCSPEEYLEFMEQAPEFERMLVRDGIRLVKFWFSVSRSEQRTRFVIRQVDPVRQWKLSPMDLQSLDKWENYTEAKEDMFLYTDTEHAPWTVIKSNDKKRARIEAMRHLLSQFEYDNKDHEVVGEPDPRIVVQAADLFDDDRTR; from the coding sequence ATGACAGGCGTGCTGGGCGAGGAGCCCGCAGAGGGGCGGTTCCCCGTGCTCGACGTGCGCACGGCCGTGGCCCGCAGCGATCTGCTGGAGGAGCTGCCGAACCTGCGGGTCCTGGACGATGACGACGACGATCCCGTCCTGGTACGGCTGGACGGCACACCGGTGGACACCTGGCGGGAGAAATATCCCTACGGCGAGCGGATGGACCGCTCGGAGTACGACCGGCTCAAGCGGCTGCTCCAGATCGAGCTGCTCAAGCTGCAGTACTGGATCAAGGACACCGGCGGGCGGCTGGTCGTCCTGTTCGAGGGGCGTGACGCGGCGGGCAAGGGCGGCACCATCAAGCGGTTCATGGAGCACCTCAACCCGCGCGGGGCCAGTGTGGTCGCGCTGGAGAAGCCGAGCGAGCGCGAGAGCACCCAGTGGTACTTCCAGCGCTACGTCTCGCACCTGCCGGCCGCGGGGGAGATGGTCTTCTTCGACCGCTCCTGGTACAACCGCGCGGGGGTGGAGCGGGTGATGGGCTTCTGCTCGCCCGAGGAGTATCTGGAGTTCATGGAGCAGGCCCCCGAGTTCGAGCGCATGCTCGTGCGCGACGGCATCCGGCTGGTGAAGTTCTGGTTCTCGGTCTCCCGCTCCGAGCAGCGCACCCGGTTCGTGATCCGCCAGGTCGATCCGGTGCGGCAGTGGAAGCTGTCGCCCATGGACCTGCAGTCGCTGGACAAGTGGGAGAACTACACCGAGGCCAAGGAGGACATGTTCCTCTACACAGACACCGAGCACGCGCCGTGGACGGTGATCAAGAGCAACGACAAGAAGCGCGCCAGGATCGAGGCCATGCGCCACCTGCTCAGCCAGTTCGAGTATGACAACAAGGACCACGAGGTCGTGGGCGAGCCCGACCCCAGGATCGTCGTCCAGGCCGCCGACCTGTTCGACGACGACCGCACGCGCTGA
- a CDS encoding transporter substrate-binding domain-containing protein, translating into MSLLSRFAPVAAPLPLLLAVACGASGTTSGTATGTEAAPAAAPSGSGGLRINISAEQNRIRADKVDSIAAQVPAAIRAKGELTAGFDGEGTPPLVSLADDDATLIGVETDIAHLVADVLGLKLKEENTSWENLFLAVRSGKYDLVFNNVTVTEERKDIYDFATYRVDQLAWQTARNSPITKIEKAADIAGLNVSVGSGTNQEKILLEWDAQNQKAGLKAARIQYYQKYGDVLLALKSGRVQAYLGPNPPIAYQVAVGGDSRIVGTLSGGGSVGGLIAAMTLKGNGLVKPVNEALNTLIDNGKYAEALKRWGLGNEAVTESRINPPGLPRQAK; encoded by the coding sequence ATGTCCCTGTTATCAAGGTTCGCCCCCGTCGCAGCTCCGCTCCCCCTCCTGCTGGCCGTGGCCTGCGGCGCCTCCGGGACCACCTCCGGGACCGCCACCGGGACCGAGGCCGCACCCGCCGCCGCCCCGTCCGGGAGCGGCGGGCTGAGGATCAACATCTCCGCCGAGCAGAACCGGATCCGCGCCGACAAGGTCGACTCCATCGCCGCGCAGGTCCCCGCGGCGATCCGCGCCAAGGGCGAGCTCACCGCCGGTTTCGACGGCGAGGGCACTCCGCCGCTGGTCTCCCTGGCCGACGACGACGCCACGCTGATCGGCGTCGAGACCGACATCGCCCATCTCGTCGCCGACGTCCTGGGCCTGAAGCTCAAGGAGGAGAACACCTCCTGGGAGAACCTGTTCCTGGCGGTGAGATCCGGCAAGTACGACCTGGTCTTCAACAACGTCACGGTGACCGAGGAGCGCAAGGACATCTACGACTTCGCCACCTACCGGGTGGACCAGCTGGCCTGGCAGACGGCCAGGAACAGCCCGATCACCAAGATCGAGAAAGCCGCCGACATCGCCGGCCTGAACGTGTCGGTCGGGTCGGGCACCAACCAGGAGAAGATCCTGCTGGAGTGGGACGCCCAGAACCAGAAGGCCGGTCTCAAGGCCGCCCGGATCCAGTACTACCAGAAGTACGGCGACGTCCTGCTCGCCCTGAAGTCCGGCCGCGTCCAGGCCTACCTCGGCCCCAACCCGCCCATCGCCTACCAGGTGGCCGTCGGCGGCGACAGCAGGATCGTCGGAACGCTCTCGGGCGGCGGCTCGGTCGGGGGCCTGATCGCGGCCATGACCCTCAAGGGGAACGGCCTCGTCAAGCCGGTCAACGAGGCGCTGAACACGCTGATCGACAACGGCAAGTACGCCGAGGCGCTCAAGCGCTGGGGTCTTGGGAACGAGGCCGTGACCGAGTCCCGGATCAACCCGCCCGGCCTGCCCCGGCAGGCCAAGTGA
- a CDS encoding ABC transporter permease, with translation MNLSRPARVALWTALAAGLGVVYVPLLIVLLNSFNADRTFGWPPTGFTVRWWEAAWNSAGVREALWTSVQAGVGATAIALVLGTMVAFAIQRYAFFGRNTVSLLIVLPIALPGIVTGIALNNAFRTVLEPFGVGLGLFTVIVGHATFCVVTVYNNMLARLGRLGASVEEASADLGADTFTTFRLVTFPMVRSALLAGGLLSFALSFDEIIVTTFTAGAGVRTLPLWIFENLFRPNQAPVVNVVAAALIILSVVPIYLAQRLSGGGAGTR, from the coding sequence GTGAACCTGTCCCGCCCGGCCCGCGTGGCACTGTGGACCGCGCTGGCCGCCGGTCTCGGCGTCGTCTACGTGCCGCTGCTGATCGTGCTGCTCAACTCCTTCAACGCCGACCGCACCTTCGGCTGGCCGCCCACCGGGTTCACCGTCCGGTGGTGGGAGGCGGCCTGGAACTCCGCCGGCGTGCGCGAGGCGCTGTGGACCTCGGTCCAGGCGGGAGTGGGAGCCACCGCGATCGCCCTGGTGCTGGGCACGATGGTCGCCTTCGCGATCCAGCGTTACGCCTTCTTCGGCCGGAACACGGTCTCGCTGCTGATCGTGCTGCCGATCGCCCTGCCCGGCATCGTCACCGGCATCGCGCTGAACAACGCCTTCCGGACGGTGCTGGAGCCCTTCGGCGTGGGCCTGGGCCTGTTCACCGTGATCGTCGGGCACGCCACCTTCTGCGTGGTGACGGTCTACAACAACATGCTGGCCCGCCTGGGCCGCCTGGGCGCCTCCGTCGAGGAGGCCTCGGCCGACCTGGGGGCCGACACCTTCACCACCTTCCGGCTGGTCACCTTCCCGATGGTGCGCTCGGCACTGCTCGCGGGCGGCCTGCTGTCCTTCGCCCTGTCCTTCGACGAGATCATCGTGACCACGTTCACCGCGGGGGCCGGGGTCAGGACCCTCCCGCTGTGGATCTTCGAGAACCTCTTCCGCCCGAACCAGGCCCCCGTGGTCAACGTGGTCGCCGCCGCCCTGATCATCCTGTCGGTCGTCCCCATCTACCTCGCCCAGCGCCTGTCCGGCGGCGGTGCCGGGACCCGCTGA
- a CDS encoding Trp biosynthesis-associated membrane protein, which translates to MTAGRALWTWVAVCVAGAALVLLAAGRDWFTATYGARKVAVSAAELAPALGPAAWAALAAVVAVLATRGVWRRAVGVAMALCGVGTVVWAWQGSRAGAALEVAAQQIPMARTGDLDLAPTVAWPLAAGAGGLLLVGAGIVAVLKGAGWPGMSDRYDRHGSGPGGAAAAGGAPSERALWDAIDLGADPTVGPDDGPAGGREIDREAGRETGRETGREENPAAGRDDGER; encoded by the coding sequence GTGACGGCCGGGCGGGCGCTGTGGACCTGGGTGGCCGTCTGCGTGGCGGGCGCCGCCCTCGTGCTGCTGGCGGCCGGCCGCGACTGGTTCACCGCGACGTACGGCGCGCGCAAGGTGGCGGTCTCCGCCGCGGAGCTGGCGCCCGCGCTCGGCCCGGCGGCCTGGGCGGCGCTCGCCGCGGTGGTCGCCGTGCTCGCCACCCGCGGGGTGTGGCGCAGGGCCGTCGGGGTGGCGATGGCGCTCTGTGGCGTGGGCACGGTCGTCTGGGCCTGGCAGGGCAGCCGCGCCGGCGCGGCGCTGGAGGTCGCGGCCCAGCAGATCCCGATGGCCCGGACCGGTGACCTGGACCTCGCCCCGACCGTCGCCTGGCCGCTGGCCGCCGGCGCGGGCGGGCTGCTGCTGGTGGGCGCGGGGATCGTGGCCGTCCTCAAGGGCGCCGGCTGGCCCGGCATGTCCGACCGCTACGACCGTCACGGGTCGGGCCCCGGCGGCGCGGCCGCCGCCGGCGGCGCCCCGAGCGAGCGGGCGCTGTGGGACGCGATCGATCTCGGCGCCGATCCGACGGTCGGACCGGACGACGGTCCGGCGGGCGGGCGGGAGATCGACCGGGAGGCCGGGCGGGAGACCGGACGGGAGACCGGGCGGGAGGAGAACCCGGCGGCGGGCCGGGACGACGGGGAGCGCTGA
- a CDS encoding DUF4190 domain-containing protein, whose amino-acid sequence MSYDNQSGGYGPPPGGGYGSPGGYGPPPGGGYDPYGYGAQPPRGNNGMAIAALILGIVGLFSCGVTSIVGIVLGHISLGQIKRTGEEGRGMGVAGLVLSYFGVACWLVVLVIWLVAIGVLAGSASLSGY is encoded by the coding sequence ATGAGCTACGACAATCAGTCCGGTGGTTACGGTCCGCCGCCGGGTGGCGGGTACGGCTCCCCGGGCGGGTACGGGCCGCCCCCCGGCGGTGGTTACGACCCCTACGGCTACGGCGCGCAGCCGCCCCGCGGCAACAACGGCATGGCCATCGCCGCGCTGATCCTGGGCATCGTCGGGCTGTTCAGCTGCGGCGTCACCTCGATCGTCGGCATCGTGCTCGGCCACATCTCGCTGGGCCAGATCAAGCGGACGGGCGAGGAGGGCCGGGGGATGGGCGTCGCCGGCCTGGTCCTGTCCTACTTCGGCGTCGCGTGCTGGCTGGTCGTGCTGGTGATCTGGCTGGTCGCGATCGGGGTCCTGGCCGGTTCCGCCTCGCTGTCGGGTTACTGA
- the hisI gene encoding phosphoribosyl-AMP cyclohydrolase gives MSLDPAVAARLKRTGDGLVPAIVQQYDTGEVLMLAWMDDEALHRTLTTGRATYWSRSRGAYWVKGDTSGHVQHVKSAALDCDGDTILLKVDQVGAACHTGDRTCFDAGELAVEAE, from the coding sequence ATGTCCCTTGACCCCGCCGTCGCGGCACGGCTGAAGCGCACCGGTGACGGGCTGGTGCCCGCGATCGTCCAGCAGTACGACACGGGCGAGGTGCTGATGCTCGCCTGGATGGACGACGAGGCCCTGCACCGCACGCTCACCACCGGCCGCGCCACCTACTGGTCGCGCAGCCGCGGCGCCTACTGGGTGAAGGGCGACACCTCCGGTCACGTCCAGCACGTCAAGTCCGCCGCCCTCGACTGCGACGGCGACACGATCCTGCTCAAGGTCGACCAGGTGGGCGCCGCCTGCCACACCGGTGACCGGACCTGCTTCGACGCCGGCGAGCTGGCGGTGGAGGCGGAGTGA
- a CDS encoding ABC transporter substrate-binding protein gives MRPRILVRNGAVALSALTLAAATACGGSSAPEPGTAAAPGRSGFTPPKLDAPKSLGAGEGQVNLVHWAGYAEDGTNDPKVDWVTPFEKATGCQVNSKTAGTSDEMVNLMKTGEYDAVSASGDASLRLIASGTVAPVNTSLIPNYAGVFEGLKNKAWNSVGGVAYGVPHGRGANLLMWRTDTVKPAPDSWSVVFAPASPYAGKITAYDSPIYIADAALYLMATKPDLGIKNPYALDDGQFQAAVDLLKQQRKLVGEYWSDYTKEVQAFKSGDSVVGTTWQVIANVAKADKAPVEVTLPKEGATGWSDTWMVAAAAKHPNCAYKWMDWIISPKANAQVAEYFGEAPANSASCELTADPKHCETFHATDETYFSKVWFWTTPIAQCLDGRTDVKCKDYSEWTRAWTEIKG, from the coding sequence ATGCGTCCCCGGATTCTCGTCAGGAACGGCGCGGTCGCCCTGTCCGCGCTCACCCTCGCCGCCGCCACCGCCTGCGGCGGCTCCTCCGCCCCGGAGCCCGGCACCGCCGCCGCTCCGGGCCGGAGCGGTTTCACCCCGCCCAAGCTCGACGCGCCGAAGTCGCTCGGCGCGGGCGAGGGCCAGGTCAACCTGGTCCACTGGGCCGGCTACGCCGAAGACGGCACCAACGACCCCAAGGTCGACTGGGTCACCCCGTTCGAGAAGGCCACCGGCTGCCAGGTCAACTCCAAGACCGCCGGCACGTCCGACGAGATGGTCAACCTGATGAAGACCGGCGAGTACGACGCCGTCTCCGCCTCCGGTGACGCCTCGCTGCGCCTGATCGCCTCCGGGACGGTCGCGCCGGTCAACACCTCGCTGATCCCCAACTACGCCGGCGTCTTCGAGGGCCTGAAGAACAAGGCGTGGAACTCGGTCGGCGGGGTCGCCTACGGCGTGCCGCACGGCCGCGGGGCCAACCTGCTGATGTGGCGGACCGACACGGTCAAGCCCGCGCCCGACTCCTGGAGCGTGGTGTTCGCCCCCGCCTCGCCGTACGCGGGGAAGATCACCGCCTACGACTCGCCCATCTACATCGCCGACGCGGCCCTGTACCTGATGGCGACCAAGCCCGACCTCGGCATCAAGAACCCCTACGCGCTGGACGACGGGCAGTTCCAGGCCGCGGTGGACCTGCTCAAGCAGCAGCGCAAGCTCGTCGGCGAATACTGGTCCGACTACACCAAGGAGGTCCAGGCCTTCAAGAGCGGCGACTCGGTGGTCGGCACCACCTGGCAGGTCATCGCCAACGTGGCCAAGGCCGACAAGGCGCCGGTCGAGGTGACCCTGCCCAAGGAGGGCGCGACCGGCTGGTCGGACACCTGGATGGTCGCCGCCGCGGCCAAGCACCCGAACTGCGCCTACAAGTGGATGGACTGGATCATCTCCCCCAAGGCCAACGCCCAGGTCGCCGAATACTTCGGGGAGGCTCCCGCCAACTCCGCCTCCTGCGAGCTGACCGCCGATCCCAAGCACTGCGAGACCTTCCACGCCACCGACGAGACCTACTTCTCCAAGGTCTGGTTCTGGACCACGCCGATCGCCCAGTGCCTGGACGGCCGCACGGACGTCAAGTGCAAGGACTACTCCGAGTGGACCAGGGCCTGGACCGAGATCAAGGGCTGA
- a CDS encoding ABC transporter ATP-binding protein has protein sequence MSDPAVRLSGLRKSFGAVDAVTGVDLDIADGEFFAMLGPSGSGKTTVLRMIAGFESPTAGTVELGGVDVTRLAPFERDVNTVFQDYALFPHMNVVDNVEYGLRVKRVPRAERRERALAALASVRLEGLERRRPGQLSGGQRQRVALARALVNRPRVLLLDEPLGALDLKLREEMQVELKSIQREVGITFLFVTHDQEEALTMSDRVAVFDRGRIEQVGTPAEIYEQPASTFVAGFVGTSNLISGEAARSVLGREGTFSVRPEKLRVAGLSDEVGDAEHSATGTVGEVVYAGPATRFVVDLDAGGRLIALQQNLQVSSMDVMGLRGTRVRLVWNRRHEFAIVP, from the coding sequence ATGTCAGACCCAGCTGTGAGGCTGAGCGGCCTCCGCAAGAGCTTCGGCGCCGTGGACGCGGTCACCGGTGTCGACCTCGACATCGCCGACGGCGAGTTCTTCGCCATGCTCGGGCCCTCGGGTTCGGGGAAGACGACCGTGCTGCGGATGATCGCCGGCTTCGAGTCCCCCACCGCGGGCACGGTCGAGCTCGGTGGCGTCGACGTCACCCGGCTCGCCCCCTTCGAGCGGGACGTCAACACCGTCTTCCAGGACTACGCGCTGTTCCCGCACATGAACGTGGTGGACAACGTCGAGTACGGCCTGCGCGTCAAGCGGGTCCCCAGGGCCGAGCGGCGCGAGCGGGCCCTGGCCGCGCTGGCCTCGGTCCGGCTGGAGGGCCTGGAGCGGCGCAGGCCCGGCCAGCTGTCGGGCGGCCAGCGCCAGCGGGTCGCCCTGGCCCGCGCCCTGGTCAACCGCCCCCGCGTGCTACTGCTGGACGAGCCGCTCGGCGCGCTGGACCTCAAGCTCCGCGAGGAGATGCAGGTCGAGCTCAAGTCCATCCAGCGCGAGGTCGGCATCACCTTCCTGTTCGTCACCCACGACCAGGAGGAGGCGCTGACCATGAGCGACCGGGTGGCGGTGTTCGACCGGGGCCGGATCGAGCAGGTCGGCACCCCGGCCGAGATCTACGAGCAGCCGGCCAGCACGTTCGTCGCGGGGTTCGTCGGCACCTCCAACCTGATCTCCGGCGAGGCCGCGCGCTCCGTGCTCGGCAGAGAGGGCACCTTCAGCGTACGGCCGGAGAAACTACGCGTGGCCGGGCTCAGTGACGAGGTCGGCGACGCCGAGCACAGCGCGACGGGCACCGTCGGCGAGGTCGTCTACGCCGGGCCCGCCACCCGCTTCGTGGTCGATCTCGACGCGGGCGGACGGCTCATCGCGCTCCAGCAGAATCTGCAGGTCTCGTCCATGGACGTGATGGGCCTGCGCGGCACCAGGGTCCGGCTCGTCTGGAACCGCAGACACGAGTTCGCGATCGTCCCGTAA
- a CDS encoding ABC transporter permease gives MDQGLDRDQGLIPAAGVPAPAAPAVSPPHGKEPTLNTTATAGRAPRRRLAAFLHRHAGVRLSLLLSAPMLWLGVAYLGALAALFVTAFWSTDTFTGDLVKEFTWANFQDLFTGEVYRTIALRSVGVAAAVTLIDLVIAFPMAFAMAKLASPRAQRWLVIAVLTPLWASYLVKAYAWRIMLSSDGVLGWGYGLTATVLTLSYLWLPYMILPIYAGLERLPGSLLEAAGDLGARGWRTFRTVVWPLTFPAAVAGSVFTFSLSLGDYIAVKIVGGKSQLIGNVVYDNIGAANNLPFAAAVATVPVMIMLVYLTAVRRTGALENL, from the coding sequence GTGGACCAGGGCCTGGACCGAGATCAAGGGCTGATCCCGGCGGCGGGCGTCCCGGCGCCCGCCGCACCGGCCGTCTCCCCCCCACATGGCAAGGAGCCCACGCTGAACACCACCGCAACGGCGGGCCGCGCGCCGCGACGCAGGCTCGCCGCCTTCCTGCACCGGCACGCGGGCGTACGGCTGTCGCTGCTGCTGTCGGCCCCGATGCTCTGGCTCGGCGTCGCCTACCTCGGCGCCCTGGCCGCCCTGTTCGTCACGGCCTTCTGGAGCACCGACACCTTCACCGGCGACCTGGTCAAGGAGTTCACCTGGGCCAACTTCCAGGACCTGTTCACCGGCGAGGTATACCGGACGATCGCCCTGCGCTCGGTGGGGGTGGCCGCCGCGGTGACGCTGATCGACCTGGTGATCGCGTTCCCGATGGCGTTCGCGATGGCCAAGCTGGCCTCCCCCCGCGCGCAGCGCTGGCTGGTGATCGCGGTGCTGACCCCGCTGTGGGCCTCCTACCTGGTGAAGGCCTACGCCTGGCGGATCATGCTCTCCTCCGACGGCGTCCTCGGCTGGGGATACGGCCTGACCGCCACGGTCCTGACCCTGTCCTACCTGTGGCTGCCGTACATGATCCTGCCGATCTACGCCGGCCTCGAACGGCTGCCCGGCTCGCTGCTGGAGGCGGCGGGCGACCTGGGGGCGCGCGGCTGGCGGACGTTCCGGACGGTGGTGTGGCCGCTCACCTTCCCGGCCGCGGTCGCGGGCTCGGTCTTCACCTTCTCCCTGTCACTCGGCGACTACATCGCCGTGAAGATCGTGGGCGGCAAGTCACAGCTCATCGGCAACGTCGTCTACGACAACATCGGCGCCGCCAACAACCTGCCGTTCGCCGCGGCGGTCGCCACCGTCCCCGTGATGATCATGCTGGTCTACCTCACCGCGGTCCGCCGCACCGGCGCCCTGGAGAACCTGTGA
- a CDS encoding amino acid ABC transporter ATP-binding protein, translating into MSSAMVDLREVHKSFGPLEVLRGVDLQVTAGEVTVIIGPSGSGKSTLLRTVNHLEKVDSGSVSVDGGLVGYRRVGDRLHELPEREILRQRTKIGFVFQNFNLFPHLTVRQNVTEAPLAAQRRPRAEVDALAGRLLERVGLADKAGAYPRQLSGGQQQRVAIARALALEPKVILFDEPTSALDPELVGEVLDVVKDLARSGTTMIVVTHEIGFAREVADTVVFMDGGRVVERGTPAQVLDAPRHGRTRLFLSKVL; encoded by the coding sequence ATGAGCAGCGCGATGGTCGACCTGCGGGAGGTGCACAAGAGCTTCGGACCGCTGGAGGTGCTGCGCGGGGTGGACCTCCAGGTCACCGCCGGCGAGGTCACGGTGATCATCGGCCCCTCCGGGTCGGGCAAGTCGACCCTGCTGCGCACCGTCAACCACCTGGAGAAGGTGGACAGCGGGTCGGTCAGCGTGGACGGAGGACTCGTCGGCTACCGCCGGGTCGGCGACCGGCTGCACGAGCTGCCCGAGCGCGAGATCCTCCGACAGCGGACCAAGATCGGCTTCGTCTTCCAGAACTTCAACCTGTTCCCGCATCTGACGGTGCGGCAGAACGTCACCGAGGCTCCCCTGGCCGCCCAGCGCAGGCCGAGGGCCGAGGTCGACGCGCTGGCCGGCCGGCTGCTGGAGCGCGTCGGGCTGGCCGACAAGGCCGGCGCCTACCCCCGGCAGCTGTCCGGCGGCCAGCAGCAGCGGGTCGCCATCGCCCGGGCCCTGGCCCTGGAGCCCAAGGTCATCCTCTTCGACGAGCCGACCTCCGCCCTGGACCCCGAACTCGTCGGGGAGGTGCTCGACGTGGTGAAGGACCTCGCGCGGAGCGGCACCACCATGATCGTCGTCACCCACGAGATCGGCTTCGCCCGCGAGGTCGCCGACACGGTCGTGTTCATGGACGGGGGCCGCGTCGTCGAGCGGGGCACCCCCGCGCAGGTGCTGGACGCCCCCCGGCACGGGCGCACCCGACTGTTCCTCAGCAAAGTCCTCTGA
- a CDS encoding FadR/GntR family transcriptional regulator: protein MADISGGARLAAFAPVDSTARVDAVVRRLTDAIALGLLADGEQLPSEAELAAQLGVSTVTLREALMALRQQGMVETRRGRGGGSFVRVPKEAPGLAGRLRAFTVEELRDLGDHYAAIAGAAARLAAQRALPEDLAPLRRTLREMSEARDEAQLRRLHGRFHIEVAAVSQSARLTQEEIRLQADIGPLLWLAHVGEDGPSARHHAIAEAISRGDDGQARSLAERHVLDAVEHLIELRLRQP from the coding sequence GTGGCCGACATCTCGGGGGGCGCCCGGCTGGCCGCGTTCGCGCCGGTGGACAGCACCGCGCGGGTGGACGCCGTGGTCAGGCGGCTCACCGACGCCATCGCCCTGGGCCTGCTCGCCGACGGCGAGCAGCTTCCGAGCGAGGCCGAGCTCGCCGCCCAGCTCGGCGTCTCCACGGTGACGCTGCGCGAGGCCCTGATGGCCCTGCGGCAGCAGGGCATGGTCGAGACGCGGCGGGGGCGCGGCGGCGGCAGCTTCGTGCGGGTGCCCAAGGAGGCGCCCGGACTGGCCGGGCGGCTGCGCGCCTTCACGGTGGAGGAGCTGCGCGACCTGGGCGACCACTACGCGGCCATCGCCGGGGCGGCGGCCAGGCTGGCCGCCCAGCGGGCGCTGCCGGAGGACCTCGCGCCGCTGCGGCGGACGCTGCGGGAGATGTCCGAGGCCCGGGACGAGGCGCAGCTGCGCAGGCTGCACGGCCGTTTCCACATCGAGGTGGCGGCCGTGTCGCAGTCGGCGAGACTCACTCAGGAGGAGATCCGGTTACAGGCTGACATCGGACCGTTGCTCTGGCTCGCCCACGTGGGAGAGGATGGGCCGTCGGCTCGGCACCACGCCATCGCCGAGGCCATCAGTCGAGGCGACGACGGCCAGGCCAGGAGCCTGGCCGAGCGGCACGTCCTCGACGCGGTGGAACACCTCATCGAACTGCGTCTGCGGCAGCCGTGA